The Longimicrobium sp. DNA window TGCTCGGCAATCAGCGCTCGTACTACATCGGGGTCACTGGTAACGGCGGGCTGTTCGTGTATCTGTCCCCATCCGATGCTAGGGCACTCTCGTAGGTGTGCGGGTCGGCTTCCTAGACGTGCAGTTCCGGCCAGTCGCCGTTTACGGAACCTCACCTTGTGTTCCCCGGGAGGCCAGCGTACGGATGGCGCGGCACCTCGGCCTTCGTACCACAGTTTCCCTGATCCGCAGCCGCTGGTACCGCTGCTTTCTTGCGTGAAGTCCACCTGGAATCTCTGTGCTCCTGCGTACCCTAGCACCAGCCTCGGCTCTCCTCCTCAGCGCCAGCCATCTCACCGTCCAGAACGGCTCGGTGCGCCGACCAACTCGTCTCGAGCGGCAACAACATCATCGGTCGGACACTTGAGGTGTCTCAAGGGGACCCCGAGACGACCGCCGCCGCCTTGTTTGAAGCACTAGGGTCCGCCCTGGATACAGGATATCCGAAAAGCTTGGTTGGTTGCCGATTGCGCGTGCTGATCCTGCGCGCGGCACCATCTGCGGCGCGGTCACACCCCCGCGGTGTCAGCCGCGACGTCAGAGAGAATCGCGCCGCCCCAAAACGAGGCTTCGTAACCCCGCTGCTGCGGCGCCAGGGCCCTTCGTTGTGACATCATTGCCGTCATGCTGCACTCATGTCGGGTAAGCCCTCCAGAAGCTCGCCTAGACCTAGACTGCTCCGCTCCGCTTCCCCTGCCGGTCCGTCGCCGCCGGGCGTCTTACCGGACCGGGACGCCGCTGCCACGGACACTACTCCTTGCCGTGCGACCCAGTCTGTCGCAGGAGGACCGTTCGAACGCGTTCGCGATACGCTCGGCCCGTGAGCACGCTTGCTCCGCCCTCCATCGAGAGGATGTACTCGACACCTGAATAGACTCGCACGAGACGCACCTTACCGATGTTCACGATCGCGGAGCGATGCACGCGCAGGAACCGTTGAGGATCGAGGTCGCTCTCCAGGCTCGTAAGCGGCCGTCGCAGCAGCCAGGTCTTGCTGCCTTGGTGCAGCCTTACGCAGTTGTTGGCGGCCTCGATCCAGTCGACCTCGTCTGCACGAACGAATCCAAAACCTCCGTCCACCCGGACTACTATTCGATCTACATACCGGTGACTCCCCTCCGCGGCCACTAACGGTGTGGATTGCGCCAGACCATCATCCGCGCTGCACTCACGTCCAAACTCGACCCCGCACGACTGGATGATCGCCAGCTTACGGCGGTCTTCGTCGGCCGGCTCGCCAATGTGGTCCGACCCGTCCACATGGAATGCGTGCCGGGACGGGGACACGAAGACTGTCATCGGCATG harbors:
- a CDS encoding LytTR family DNA-binding domain-containing protein; its protein translation is MAKRLRVLIAHDEPAACTRLRTLLSGLPNVHVLGESRTVAETVQAIHEEGADIVFLDIALPDGAGLDVIHQVGAERMPMTVFVSPSRHAFHVDGSDHIGEPADEDRRKLAIIQSCGVEFGRECSADDGLAQSTPLVAAEGSHRYVDRIVVRVDGGFGFVRADEVDWIEAANNCVRLHQGSKTWLLRRPLTSLESDLDPQRFLRVHRSAIVNIGKVRLVRVYSGVEYILSMEGGASVLTGRAYRERVRTVLLRQTGSHGKE